The DNA window GCTGATGACATTCTGCGTCAGGGTGCCTCCTATGCAGATGCGGTTGATAAGGCTCCAGAGTTTGATTATGTTTTGGGCGGAAATGGTGAATTTAGTATCAGTGATTTTACGGCATTAGCTTGATCCAAGAGCTGTTGAGTGCTCTGGCAATTTTAAGTTCTAGTGCCCTTGGTTGAGCGGCATCATCCTCTCCTGAATGGGGAGGATTTTGTTGTTGATGTGATTGCGGCGTCGGCTTTGGTACTCGTCGCAAAATGGTTCCGTTTTTAGCTCACGCCTGAGAGTCCCGCACTCCAGGCATGGAGCGCCGATGATGGCCACACGAATTGGCTTGTTCAGATGGGTGTGCTGCGTCGGCTTTTGGTTTCCTTGCTCGCTGCGGTGCTCCTGCTTCTTGTCACGCCCAATGCAGCCCTAGCCCAGGTTCACCAACACAACGATGAGGCGGGTGCACCGATGCTGCGCAGTCTCGAAAGCCTGCGAGACCTTGATTACGACAGCTGGCAAGCCGTGGCCTATCGCACCGGTGAGCCCGGTAACCCAGTGATCCTGAGAATTGTGGGTTACCCCGGAAAAGTTCGGCTTGAGCATCCGGTATCGCTGCATGTTCAAGCCGGAGTGAAGGAATGGGACTTGGATGACATCACTCTCGACAATCCCGCGCTCGCCAGCGACGGCCGCGAAGCAGCCGCTGAATTCGCCCTCGATCCGCTGCTCAGCAATTTGAGCAACAACCGTCCTCTGCGCCTGTTCCTGCCAGGTGTCTTTAATGAGTTGCCCGTTCCCCCCTATGTGGTGGGTGAGTGGCGGGATGTGCAAACCCAGCCGTTGAGCTGATGCAAGCGGGCTGCAAGCACTGGAATGGTTGGATGCGCCGGGCGCTGCAGTTGGCAGCCCTGGCGGAAGGCCAAACCAGCCCCAACCCCCTCGTGGGTGCAGTGGTTTTGGATG is part of the Synechococcus sp. WH 8016 genome and encodes:
- a CDS encoding DUF3122 domain-containing protein; its protein translation is MGVLRRLLVSLLAAVLLLLVTPNAALAQVHQHNDEAGAPMLRSLESLRDLDYDSWQAVAYRTGEPGNPVILRIVGYPGKVRLEHPVSLHVQAGVKEWDLDDITLDNPALASDGREAAAEFALDPLLSNLSNNRPLRLFLPGVFNELPVPPYVVGEWRDVQTQPLS